A single genomic interval of Malania oleifera isolate guangnan ecotype guangnan chromosome 11, ASM2987363v1, whole genome shotgun sequence harbors:
- the LOC131168411 gene encoding elongation factor 1-alpha, with protein MGKEKVHINIVVIGHVDSGKSTTTGHLIYKLGGIDKRVIERFEKEAAEMNKRSFKYAWVLDKLKAERERGITIDIALWKFETTKYYCTVIDAPGHRDFIKNMITGTSQADCAVLIIDSTTGGFEAGISKDGQTREHALLAFTLGVKQMICCCNKMDATTPKYSKSRYDEIVKEVSSYLKKVGYNPDKIPFVPISGFEGDNMIERSTNLDWYKGPTLLEALDQIQEPKRPSDKPLRLPLQDVYKIGGIGTVPVGRVETGVLKPGMVVTFGPSGLTTEVKSVEMHHEALQEALPGDNVGFNVKNVSVKDLKRGFVASNSKEDPAKEAANFTSQVIIMNHPGQIGNGYAPVLDCHTSHIAVKFAELVTKIDRRSGKELEKEPKFLKNGDAGFVKMIPTKPMVVETFSAYPPLGRFAVRDMRQTVAVGVIKSVEKKDATSAKVTKSAAKKK; from the exons ATGGGTAAGGAGAAGGTTCACATAAACATTGTGGTTATTGGCCATGTTGACTCTGGAAAATCAACTACAACTGGTCATTTGATCTATAAGCTAGGAGGTATTGACAAGCGTGTAATTGAGAGGTTTGAGAAGGAGGCTGCTGAAATGAACAAGCGGTCATTCAAGTATGCTTGGGTATTGGACAAGCTCAAGGCTGAACGAGAACGTGGTATTACCATTGATATTGCCTTGTGGAAGTTTGAGACCACCAAGTACTATTGCACTGTCATTGATGCCCCTGGTCATCGAGACTTTATCAAGAACATGATCACTGGTACCTCACAGGCTGACTGTGCTGTCCTTATCATTGACTCCACTACTGGTGGGTTTGAAGCTGGTATATCCAAGGATGGTCAGACTCGTGAGCATGCTCTGCTTGCATTCACTCTTGGTGTCAAGCAAATGATTTGCTGCTGCAACAAG ATGGATGCTACAACCCCAAAGTACTCCAAGTCGAGGTATGATGAAATTGTCAAGGAAGTTTCTTCCTATCTCAAGAAGGTAGGTTACAACCCTGACAAGATTCCCTTTGTTCCTATCTCTGGGTTCGAGGGTGACAATATGATTGAGAGGTCAACCAACCTTGACTGGTATAAGGGCCCTACTCTCCTTGAGGCTCTTGACCAGATTCAGGAGCCCAAGAGGCCTTCAGACAAGCCTCTCCGACTTCCACTTCAGGATGTCTACAAAATTGGTGGCATTGGCACTGTCCCTGTGGGGCGTGTTGAGACTGGTGTCCTCAAGCCTGGTATGGTTGTCACTTTTGGCCCAAGTGGGCTCACAACTGAAGTAAAGTCTGTAGAGATGCACCATGAGGCTCTTCAGGAGGCCCTTCCTGGTGACAATGTTGGTTTCAACGTGAAAAATGTTTCAGTCAAGGATCTCAAGCGTGGATTTGTTGCCTCTAATTCCAAGGAGGATCCTGCCAAGGAAGCTGCCAACTTTACCTCCCAGGTTATTATCATGAACCATCCTGGTCAGATTGGAAATGGTTATGCTCCAGTTCTTGACTGCCACACTTCCCACATTGCTGTGAAGTTTGCTGAGCTTGTGACCAAGATTGACAGGAGGTCTGGTAAAGAGCTTGAGAAGGAGCCAAAGTTCTTGAAGAACGGTGATGCTGGTTTTGTCAAGATGATTCCCACCAAACCCATGGTGGTGGAGACTTTCTCTGCATACCCACCTCTTGGCCGTTTTGCTGTGAGAGATATGCGTCAAACTGTGGCTGTTGGCGTTATCAAGAGTGTGGAGAAGAAAGATGCCACTAGTGCAAAGGTTACAAAATCTGCTGCCAAGAAGAAATGA
- the LOC131168412 gene encoding beta-1,4-xylosyltransferase IRX9, protein MGSAERSSKKKAQLWKKAAIHFSLCFVMGFFTGFMPTAKTTIFQSHLGSNQSEISPQPTEISGAEAAHANRSLRAETPVAVTARSSDEKLKFPTEGEEKEEEAEEESEEKLVPRRLLIVVTPTSGREEFRGALLRRLGNTLSLVAPPVVWIVVEAQPETEEVSEVLRKTKVMYRHLVMKENLTEAEAEAEMDGQRNLALTHIEHHRLSGIVHFAGLHNVYDLNFFEEIRRIEVFGTWPIALLWPNRNKAIIEGPVCDSSQVIGWHLRRKVWNETERRSPAVHISSFAFNSSILWDPERWGRISSAQDSSQNSIKFVKQEVLEDETNLKGIPPEDCSKIMLWHLHFPTPN, encoded by the exons ATGGGTTCTGCGGAAAGATCCAGTAAGAAGAAAGCTCAGCTATGGAAGAAAGCCGCCATCCATTTCTCCCTCTGCTTCGTCATGGGATTCTTCACCGGCTTCATGCCCACCGCCAAAACCACAATTTTCCAGAGCCACCTGGGGTCTAACCAGTCCGAAATTTCGCCCCAGCCGACCGAGATTTCGGGGGCAGAGGCGGCGCACGCCAACAGGAGCCTGAGAGCGGAGACTCCCGTGGCCGTGACGGCGAGGTCTTCTGACGAGAAGCTGAAATTCCCGACAGAGGgggaggaaaaagaagaagaggcgGAGGAGGAAAGTGAGGAGAAGTTGGTACCGAGAAGGCTGCTGATCGTGGTGACTCCGACAAGCGGGAGAGAGGAGTTCAGGGGGGCGTTGTTGAGGAGGTTGGGGAACACTCTGAGCCTGGTGGCGCCGCCGGTGGTGTGGATAGTGGTGGAGGCGCAGCCGGAGACGGAGGAGGTGTCGGAGGTGCTGAGGAAGACGAAGGTAATGTACAGGCATTTGGTGATGAAGGAGAATTTGACGGAGGCGGAGGCGGAGGCGGAAATGGATGGGCAGAGGAATTTGGCGCTGACTCACATCGAGCATCACCGACTCAGCGGCATTGTGCATTTCGCGGGCCTTCACAATGTCTACGACCTCAACTTCTTTGAAGAGATCAGAAGAATTGA GGTGTTTGGGACATGGCCAATCGCGCTACTGTGGCCAAACAGGAACAAGGCGATAATCGAAGGGCCAGTGTGCGACTCATCACAGGTGATCGGATGGCATCTGAGAAGGAAAGTGTGGAATGAAACAGAGAGAAGGTCCCCTGCTGTTCATATTTCAAGTTTTGCTTTCAACAGTTCAATCCTATGGGACCCTGAGAGATGGGGCCGCATTTCTTCCGCCCAAGATTCCTCCCAG AATTCCATAAAGTTTGTGAAACAAGAAGTTCTTGAAGATGAGACCAACTTAAAGGGAATCCCACCAGAGGACTGCTCCAAAATCATGCTTTGGCATCTCCATTTTccaaccccaaattga